From Weissella confusa, a single genomic window includes:
- the folB gene encoding dihydroneopterin aldolase has translation MGQIELPNMRFYTYNGVHEEEKKLGQQLSVDVRVYYPIEKLVMTDDLTTTISYSDIYRTVATVVNQNQFNLIESVALLVMKTLMREFSQATRVDVSVTKHAIPIQGVYDPFTISVSSAEV, from the coding sequence ATGGGACAAATCGAGTTACCGAATATGCGGTTTTATACGTATAACGGTGTGCACGAGGAAGAAAAGAAATTAGGGCAGCAATTAAGTGTCGATGTCAGAGTATATTATCCGATTGAGAAGCTAGTCATGACTGACGATTTAACGACAACCATTTCGTATAGCGACATTTATCGAACGGTAGCTACGGTTGTGAATCAGAATCAATTTAATCTGATTGAGTCAGTTGCCTTGTTGGTGATGAAGACTTTAATGCGTGAATTTTCGCAGGCAACCCGAGTAGATGTCAGTGTGACGAAACATGCAATACCGATTCAGGGTGTTTATGATCCGTTTACGATTTCAGTTTCATCGGCAGAGGTATAG
- the accA gene encoding carboxyltransferase subunit alpha: MSELAPIEVARAAREDRFLARDLIANIVTDFQEFHGDRAQGDDPAVIGGVGMLGEQPVTMIAINRGDEMAEKLQTRNGSPEASGYRKAVRLMQQANKFNRPIVTLINTPGAFPGKTAEEGGVGQAIAESIVQSMSFTVPMIAIIYGEGGSGGALALATANQVWMFEHSIYAMLSPEGFASIMFKDAKRAPEAAELLGLTPQELLAKKIVERVILEGDDRGLFYENLRRDLLRTIDELFQLGPDEIKTQRQMRFDKF, encoded by the coding sequence ATGAGTGAATTAGCACCGATTGAAGTTGCACGGGCTGCCCGTGAAGACCGTTTCTTGGCGCGCGATTTGATTGCCAATATCGTGACTGATTTTCAAGAGTTTCATGGTGATCGTGCGCAAGGTGATGATCCGGCTGTGATTGGCGGTGTGGGGATGCTTGGCGAGCAACCCGTTACGATGATTGCAATTAATCGTGGTGATGAGATGGCCGAAAAGCTTCAGACCCGCAATGGTTCGCCGGAAGCGAGTGGCTACCGCAAAGCCGTGCGTCTGATGCAACAAGCTAATAAATTCAATCGACCAATTGTGACGTTGATTAATACACCGGGAGCCTTTCCTGGTAAAACAGCGGAAGAAGGTGGCGTTGGCCAAGCGATTGCGGAAAGTATTGTGCAAAGTATGTCATTCACGGTACCGATGATTGCCATTATCTATGGTGAAGGTGGCTCTGGCGGTGCTTTGGCGCTTGCGACTGCTAATCAGGTTTGGATGTTTGAGCATTCGATTTATGCGATGCTGTCACCTGAAGGTTTCGCCTCGATCATGTTTAAAGATGCCAAGCGTGCACCTGAAGCAGCTGAGTTACTAGGGTTGACGCCACAAGAACTTTTGGCGAAAAAGATTGTGGAACGCGTCATCCTTGAGGGTGATGATCGCGGCCTGTTTTATGAAAATCTGCGTCGTGATTTGTTGCGGACGATTGATGAACTGTTCCAATTGGGACCAGACGAAATTAAAACGCAACGACAAATGCGATTTGATAAGTTTTAA
- a CDS encoding glucosamine-6-phosphate deaminase has translation MKIIVADNYAEMSRLAAHKLLATMLKPGRVNMAITAGNTPKGVYELMVEEVAGRDYYDNVHFYNFDEVPVNGDPEGVTMTNLRRLFFTPAKIVESQIERLTPDNYQTWDEKLTADGGLDLMLMGLGADGHFLGNVPGATKFGNQTYRVEADATPTVREVLVDEVGGDESKAPDFYVTMGPQSVMTQVRDAVMIVNGKGKAAMVKQAFFGPVTEDVPSSILQLHPNFTLILDADAASELNL, from the coding sequence ATGAAAATTATTGTTGCTGATAACTACGCTGAAATGAGTCGTTTAGCAGCCCATAAGTTGCTTGCAACGATGCTTAAGCCGGGACGTGTAAACATGGCTATTACAGCGGGTAATACGCCTAAAGGTGTTTACGAATTGATGGTTGAAGAAGTTGCCGGGCGTGACTATTATGATAACGTCCATTTTTATAATTTCGATGAAGTGCCGGTTAATGGTGATCCTGAAGGCGTGACAATGACAAATTTGCGTCGCTTGTTCTTTACGCCAGCTAAGATTGTTGAATCGCAAATTGAGCGTCTAACACCTGATAATTATCAAACTTGGGATGAAAAGCTCACGGCAGATGGTGGCTTGGACTTGATGTTGATGGGCCTTGGTGCCGACGGACATTTCCTTGGAAATGTGCCCGGTGCCACGAAGTTTGGTAATCAAACGTATCGTGTTGAAGCTGATGCGACACCAACTGTGCGTGAGGTGCTAGTGGATGAAGTTGGTGGCGATGAGAGTAAAGCGCCTGACTTCTATGTCACGATGGGGCCACAGTCTGTTATGACGCAAGTACGTGATGCTGTCATGATTGTGAATGGTAAAGGTAAGGCGGCGATGGTTAAGCAAGCTTTCTTTGGGCCGGTCACAGAAGATGTGCCATCAAGTATTTTGCAGCTCCATCCTAACTTCACGTTGATCTTGGATGCTGATGCGGCGAGCGAATTGAATCTATAA
- a CDS encoding acetyl-CoA carboxylase carboxyltransferase subunit beta, protein MTQLFDNQADKFKHASNPDAFDKVPAGSWVTCAYCGAQQYQEELGEYLVCGVCGYGFRLGAQQRVDLMTDKFEEWYADVETTTPDFPGYPEKLAKAQAMTDMKEAVMTGEAVIDGRRTAVAVMDSRFMMGSLGAKTGEKLARLFDDSTAKHLPVVLFSASGGARMQEGIMSLMQLAKVSGAVARHREAGLLYVVVLTDPTMGGVTASFAMEGDIILSEPHALVGFAGRRVIEQTIHETLPKDFQRAEHMQASGFIDAIVQRPELQTYIGKLLRVHQAPLEA, encoded by the coding sequence ATGACGCAATTATTTGATAATCAAGCTGATAAGTTTAAACATGCCTCAAATCCAGATGCATTTGATAAGGTACCTGCTGGTAGTTGGGTAACGTGTGCGTACTGTGGCGCCCAACAATACCAAGAAGAACTGGGTGAATACCTTGTTTGTGGTGTTTGTGGTTACGGATTCCGTTTGGGTGCCCAACAACGCGTTGATTTGATGACGGATAAGTTCGAGGAATGGTACGCGGACGTTGAAACGACGACACCGGACTTTCCTGGTTATCCCGAAAAGCTTGCTAAGGCGCAAGCAATGACGGATATGAAAGAAGCGGTTATGACTGGTGAAGCGGTCATTGATGGTCGTCGTACTGCGGTTGCGGTGATGGATTCACGCTTCATGATGGGGTCGTTGGGGGCGAAAACGGGCGAGAAGTTGGCTCGCTTATTTGACGATTCCACAGCTAAGCACCTGCCAGTTGTCCTATTTTCGGCTTCTGGAGGCGCTCGCATGCAAGAAGGTATTATGAGTCTCATGCAGCTCGCAAAGGTCTCAGGGGCCGTTGCACGCCATCGTGAAGCCGGTTTGCTGTATGTCGTCGTCTTAACTGATCCAACGATGGGTGGTGTCACAGCCTCATTTGCCATGGAAGGCGACATTATTTTGTCTGAGCCACACGCATTGGTTGGTTTTGCTGGACGTCGTGTCATTGAACAAACGATTCACGAGACGTTACCGAAGGACTTCCAACGTGCCGAGCATATGCAAGCAAGTGGGTTTATTGATGCCATTGTGCAACGACCTGAGTTGCAAACGTACATTGGTAAGTTGTTGCGTGTACACCAAGCACCATTGGAGGCCTAA
- the ligA gene encoding NAD-dependent DNA ligase LigA, whose translation MADINTDIKDLSQEEAATEIAALQTDLKQWAREYYENDAPSVEDSVYDVAYNRLEALEAAFPALVTADSITQQVGGREVKSDLPKVAHPVPMLSLGDVFSFEELADWMATTQKSFHESLAYNAELKIDGLAISLVYENGALVQASTRGDGSIGEDVTANVRQIKRIPKKLNEPLTVEVRGEVYMPKAAFVTLNEERERDGLPTFANPRNAAAGSLRQLDAKITKQRQLDAFLYFAVDAENVLGVTTQAELLARMAELGLPTNPTNAVVSSEADVEAYITNQTATRDDLAYGIDGIVVKVNNLAYHEELGNTVKVPRWAIAYKFPPEEALTVVRDIEWTVGRTGAVTPTAVMDPVQLAGTTVSRASLHNPTYLEAKGIRIGDTVTLHKAGDIIPEIGQVILKQRPADSIEYSMPLGCPACGQELVHVDGEVALRCINPFCPAQVQESLTHFASRDAMNIDGLGPKIVAQLLDKKMVDQVSDLYRLTFEQLITLDKFGEVSANKLLTAIENSKANSVERLLFGLGIRNVGAKAAKTIAAKFVTLDAIAHATAEEISELPGMGLIIGHSIAQYFDTEHAQELVRDFEDLGVNTRYTQAVEVATDTVFSGKRVVLTGKLELFSRSDATTWLEAQGATVSESVSKKTDLLIAGADAGSKLTKAQELGIEIWSESQLRDSMESK comes from the coding sequence ATGGCAGATATTAATACGGATATTAAAGATCTTTCGCAAGAAGAAGCAGCAACTGAGATTGCTGCCTTGCAAACTGATTTGAAGCAATGGGCGCGTGAATATTATGAAAACGATGCTCCGTCAGTTGAAGATTCAGTTTATGACGTTGCATATAACCGACTTGAAGCGTTGGAAGCAGCTTTCCCAGCTTTGGTGACGGCTGATTCTATCACACAACAGGTTGGTGGTCGTGAAGTGAAGTCGGATTTGCCAAAGGTTGCTCACCCGGTGCCAATGTTGTCACTTGGTGACGTCTTTTCATTCGAAGAGTTGGCGGACTGGATGGCTACGACCCAAAAGTCATTCCATGAGTCATTGGCATACAATGCCGAATTGAAGATTGATGGTTTGGCGATTAGTTTGGTTTATGAAAATGGGGCACTTGTGCAAGCCTCAACACGTGGTGATGGAAGCATCGGTGAAGATGTTACCGCCAACGTTCGTCAAATTAAGCGCATTCCAAAGAAGCTAAATGAACCACTAACTGTTGAAGTCCGTGGTGAAGTTTACATGCCTAAGGCAGCGTTTGTGACGTTGAACGAGGAGCGTGAACGTGATGGCTTGCCAACGTTTGCGAACCCACGTAACGCGGCTGCCGGATCTTTGCGTCAACTGGATGCAAAAATCACTAAGCAACGTCAACTAGATGCGTTCTTGTATTTTGCGGTCGATGCTGAAAATGTGTTGGGTGTTACAACGCAGGCTGAATTACTGGCTCGTATGGCTGAACTTGGTTTGCCAACTAATCCAACTAACGCGGTGGTTAGTTCAGAAGCCGATGTTGAAGCGTACATTACGAATCAAACGGCAACGCGTGATGATTTGGCATATGGTATCGATGGTATCGTTGTGAAGGTCAACAATTTGGCCTACCACGAAGAACTAGGTAATACGGTTAAGGTGCCACGTTGGGCCATTGCTTACAAGTTCCCACCGGAAGAAGCACTGACAGTTGTGCGTGATATCGAATGGACGGTCGGCCGTACTGGTGCTGTCACCCCAACTGCGGTGATGGACCCTGTCCAATTGGCTGGCACGACCGTTTCGCGTGCCTCTTTGCACAACCCAACGTACTTAGAAGCGAAGGGTATCCGCATTGGCGATACAGTCACGTTGCACAAGGCCGGCGATATTATTCCGGAAATTGGTCAAGTGATTTTGAAGCAGCGACCTGCTGACTCAATCGAATACAGCATGCCATTGGGGTGCCCGGCCTGTGGCCAAGAATTAGTGCACGTTGATGGCGAAGTCGCACTTCGTTGCATTAACCCATTCTGCCCGGCCCAAGTGCAAGAATCATTGACGCACTTTGCGTCACGTGATGCCATGAACATCGACGGGCTTGGACCAAAGATTGTGGCGCAATTGCTTGATAAGAAGATGGTTGATCAAGTGTCAGATTTGTACCGATTGACGTTTGAACAATTGATTACATTGGATAAGTTTGGTGAAGTGTCAGCAAACAAGTTGCTAACAGCTATTGAAAATTCAAAGGCCAACTCAGTTGAACGTTTGTTGTTCGGACTTGGTATCCGTAATGTCGGTGCCAAGGCTGCGAAGACGATTGCGGCAAAGTTTGTCACATTGGATGCGATTGCCCATGCAACGGCTGAAGAAATTTCTGAACTGCCAGGTATGGGATTGATTATTGGCCACAGTATCGCGCAATACTTTGATACAGAGCACGCGCAAGAGTTGGTTCGTGATTTCGAAGATTTGGGTGTTAACACGCGTTACACACAAGCAGTTGAAGTTGCCACTGACACAGTCTTTTCTGGTAAGCGCGTGGTTTTGACAGGAAAGCTTGAGTTGTTCAGTCGTTCAGACGCGACGACTTGGCTTGAAGCGCAAGGTGCAACAGTGAGTGAATCAGTTTCAAAGAAGACGGATTTGTTGATTGCGGGTGCCGACGCGGGATCAAAGTTAACAAAAGCCCAAGAACTTGGCATAGAGATTTGGTCAGAATCACAATTGCGTGATAGTATGGAAAGTAAATAA
- a CDS encoding acetyl-CoA carboxylase biotin carboxyl carrier protein subunit, producing MSLNLSDIQALMHDFEQSSLREFKLDTDETHLYLSKNDQAPTMMTQQPAANTATAPEESVVVDTTVTIKAPLVGTVYLAPKPEAANFKSVGDTVAVGETVAIVEAMKLMTEVKSDVAGVITAVNVDNEAVVGYDDILYTVQPA from the coding sequence ATGAGTTTGAATTTAAGTGATATTCAAGCATTGATGCATGATTTTGAGCAGAGCTCATTACGTGAATTCAAGCTAGATACTGACGAAACACATCTTTATCTTAGCAAGAATGATCAAGCACCAACTATGATGACACAACAACCAGCTGCTAACACGGCAACTGCACCTGAAGAATCAGTTGTTGTGGATACAACGGTGACCATTAAAGCACCACTTGTCGGTACCGTTTATTTGGCCCCAAAGCCAGAAGCTGCAAACTTTAAATCAGTCGGTGATACAGTAGCTGTCGGCGAGACAGTGGCAATTGTTGAAGCAATGAAGCTGATGACGGAAGTGAAAAGTGACGTTGCTGGTGTTATTACGGCTGTTAATGTCGATAATGAAGCGGTTGTTGGATACGACGATATCCTGTATACGGTTCAACCGGCATAG
- the uvrB gene encoding excinuclease ABC subunit UvrB, whose translation MINRDDSHTYEVVSKYEPTGDQPTAIDKLVTGLKNGVKEQILLGATGTGKTFTISNVIAQANKPVLVLSHNKTLAGQLYGEFKEFFPNNAVEYFVSYYDYYQPEAYVPSSDTYIEKDSSINDEIDKLRNSATASLLARNDTIVVASVSSIFGLGSPEQYNDHVINVRVGDVIERNDLMRRLVDIQFQRNDIDFQRGRFRARGDVLEIFPASSDAKAIRIEFFGDEVDRIREVDSLTGEVTSDLDLATIFPATHFMTNDEIRERALKTIQAELDAQLKVFEEEGKLLEAQRLKQRTEYDIEMIREMGFTSGIENYSRHMDGRAPGEPPFTLLDFFPDDFLIVVDESHVTMPQVRGMYKGDRARKETLIDYGFRLPSALDNRPLRLDEFEEHVNQIIYMSATPGDYEEERVSNKDVAQQIIRPTGLLDPEIEVRPVMGQIDDLLGEINERVAKDERVFVTTLTKKMAEDLTDYLEDVGVKVKYLHSDIKTLERTEIIRDLRLGKFDVLVGINLLREGIDVPEVSLVAILDADKEGFLRNTRSLIQTIGRAARNENGHVIMYADDVTASMKAAMDETARRRAIQMSYNEEHGITPHTIKKEIRGLIAVTHESEDNSNKSASFTEVAFKDMARPDQEAMIANLEDQMRAAAKRLDFEEAASLRDAVMELKLQLGV comes from the coding sequence ATGATTAATCGTGATGACAGCCATACCTATGAGGTTGTTTCAAAGTATGAGCCAACCGGTGACCAACCAACCGCTATTGATAAGTTGGTAACTGGCTTGAAGAATGGCGTCAAAGAGCAGATTCTGTTGGGAGCAACGGGAACTGGAAAGACATTCACCATTTCAAATGTGATTGCACAAGCGAATAAGCCGGTTTTGGTTTTGTCACACAACAAGACTTTGGCAGGCCAATTGTATGGTGAGTTTAAAGAGTTCTTCCCAAATAACGCGGTTGAATATTTCGTGTCTTACTATGATTACTACCAACCTGAAGCGTATGTGCCATCTTCTGACACGTATATTGAAAAGGATTCATCAATTAACGATGAAATCGATAAGCTCCGTAATTCAGCGACGGCATCATTGCTAGCCCGTAACGATACCATCGTGGTCGCTTCGGTGTCATCTATCTTTGGTTTGGGTAGTCCTGAACAATATAACGACCACGTCATTAATGTCCGTGTTGGTGACGTTATTGAGCGTAATGATTTGATGCGTCGTTTGGTTGATATTCAATTCCAACGCAATGACATTGACTTCCAACGTGGGCGTTTCCGTGCACGTGGGGATGTTTTGGAAATCTTCCCAGCATCATCTGACGCCAAGGCGATTCGTATTGAATTCTTTGGAGATGAAGTTGACCGCATTCGCGAAGTTGATTCATTGACTGGCGAAGTGACTTCTGATTTGGATTTGGCAACAATCTTCCCAGCAACTCACTTTATGACTAATGATGAGATTCGTGAGCGTGCGTTGAAGACGATTCAAGCTGAGTTGGACGCCCAACTGAAGGTGTTCGAAGAAGAAGGTAAGTTGTTGGAGGCTCAACGCTTGAAGCAACGTACTGAATACGATATCGAAATGATTCGTGAAATGGGCTTCACCAGTGGTATTGAAAACTATTCACGCCACATGGATGGTCGTGCACCGGGTGAGCCGCCATTTACACTACTCGACTTTTTCCCAGATGATTTCTTGATTGTTGTCGATGAGTCTCACGTAACGATGCCGCAAGTGCGTGGTATGTACAAGGGTGACCGCGCACGTAAGGAAACTTTGATTGATTATGGTTTCCGTTTGCCATCAGCTTTGGATAATCGTCCACTCCGTTTGGATGAGTTTGAAGAACACGTTAACCAAATTATTTATATGTCAGCCACGCCGGGTGATTACGAAGAAGAGCGCGTTTCAAACAAAGACGTTGCACAACAAATCATTCGTCCAACTGGCTTGTTAGATCCTGAAATTGAAGTGCGCCCAGTTATGGGTCAAATCGATGATTTGTTGGGTGAAATTAATGAGCGTGTGGCCAAGGATGAGCGTGTCTTTGTGACGACATTGACGAAGAAGATGGCCGAAGATTTGACGGACTATCTTGAAGATGTCGGGGTCAAGGTCAAGTATCTGCACTCGGACATTAAGACACTAGAACGAACTGAAATCATCCGTGATTTGCGTTTGGGTAAGTTCGACGTGCTGGTGGGAATCAACTTGTTGCGTGAAGGAATTGACGTGCCTGAAGTTTCGTTGGTGGCTATTTTGGATGCCGACAAGGAAGGCTTCTTGCGTAATACACGTTCATTGATTCAAACAATCGGACGTGCTGCACGTAATGAGAATGGACACGTGATTATGTATGCGGATGATGTGACGGCCTCAATGAAGGCTGCCATGGATGAAACAGCGCGTCGTCGTGCCATTCAAATGTCATACAATGAAGAACACGGTATTACACCGCACACCATCAAGAAGGAAATCCGTGGCTTGATTGCGGTGACGCACGAATCTGAGGATAACAGCAACAAGTCGGCAAGCTTTACAGAAGTGGCCTTCAAGGATATGGCGCGTCCAGATCAAGAAGCTATGATTGCCAATTTGGAAGATCAAATGCGTGCTGCGGCCAAGCGTTTGGACTTCGAAGAAGCTGCTAGCCTCCGTGATGCGGTGATGGAATTGAAGTTACAACTCGGTGTTTAA
- a CDS encoding CamS family sex pheromone protein: MRALKWIAALVAVAVLAVALVFFGNFFSKNSSSVDNSGTTKTTRSSSSKKGVQVTGKADDSVYKTVIKDGKYLTSKTRGLTAQQNAGNTFNLVGFEDGLLDFSKDHFSTSKYVFQEGQYLSTNTAVDWLNRKSEENPTGLNPEDNGKTDDSRAPIYLQTIEEQDFMTQDGDNLKLAGIVIGMGMNTQDVYQKEKDGPSFTQDIDKADRIAHGKEMAAEVVKRYRAMKDIPADVPIYVAMYAQAKDDSLAGGSFYSWNVSKSGNELGSWTDLNNQTVVLPMQEGTASSKSVASSLNTSFTNFVDKVQGFFPNLASVTGQAAYRDGTLRGLNVTVSTQFYSATEIQSFANYIAQIAPSYLPNGVPVQIRIEASTGMQAYVTTDAKDNKYTVTILGSY; the protein is encoded by the coding sequence ATGCGTGCACTTAAATGGATTGCTGCACTAGTCGCTGTGGCAGTTTTGGCTGTAGCTTTGGTCTTCTTTGGTAACTTTTTCTCTAAGAATTCATCATCAGTTGATAATTCTGGTACGACGAAGACGACGCGTTCATCTTCATCAAAGAAGGGTGTTCAGGTTACTGGAAAAGCTGACGACTCAGTTTATAAGACTGTCATCAAGGACGGTAAGTATTTGACGAGCAAGACCCGTGGCTTGACGGCGCAACAAAATGCCGGCAACACGTTCAACTTGGTTGGTTTTGAAGATGGGTTGCTTGATTTTTCTAAGGACCACTTCAGTACGTCTAAGTACGTGTTCCAAGAAGGTCAATATTTGTCTACAAATACGGCTGTAGATTGGTTAAATCGTAAGTCAGAAGAAAACCCAACGGGATTGAACCCTGAGGATAACGGTAAGACTGATGATTCACGTGCGCCAATCTACTTGCAAACGATTGAAGAACAAGACTTCATGACACAAGACGGTGATAACTTGAAGTTGGCTGGTATTGTCATCGGTATGGGTATGAACACGCAAGATGTTTACCAAAAGGAAAAGGATGGTCCTAGCTTTACGCAAGATATTGATAAGGCTGACCGCATTGCTCATGGTAAGGAAATGGCTGCTGAAGTCGTTAAGCGTTACCGTGCAATGAAGGACATTCCTGCTGATGTACCAATCTACGTGGCCATGTATGCTCAAGCTAAGGACGACTCATTGGCCGGCGGTAGCTTCTACAGCTGGAACGTGTCTAAGTCAGGTAATGAACTTGGTTCATGGACTGACTTGAACAATCAAACGGTTGTGTTGCCAATGCAAGAAGGTACGGCGTCATCAAAGTCAGTTGCTAGTTCATTGAACACAAGCTTCACGAACTTTGTGGACAAGGTACAAGGATTCTTCCCTAACTTGGCGTCTGTTACTGGTCAGGCAGCTTACCGTGATGGTACGTTGCGTGGTTTGAATGTGACGGTCTCAACGCAATTCTACTCAGCAACTGAAATCCAAAGCTTTGCTAACTACATTGCACAAATCGCACCAAGCTACCTACCAAATGGTGTGCCAGTTCAAATTCGAATTGAAGCCTCAACGGGTATGCAAGCATACGTGACGACGGATGCAAAGGATAACAAATACACAGTGACGATTCTTGGATCGTACTAA
- a CDS encoding YfbR-like 5'-deoxynucleotidase, protein MGMHQYLSGLNELEMITRAPGYFKYQPHSVAAHSWKVTEAAQFLGDIEEQAGNDVNWRMLYEKALNHDITERFIGDIRTPVKYASATLRQMLADVEDSLSDNFVKTEIPVELQEAYKRRLHEGKDDTLEGRILSVADKVDLLYEAYGELQKGNPEPVFLEIYKESLETIFAFRDMPSVAYFIREVLPELLDEQFPGSEQLQRIYIGIFNAK, encoded by the coding sequence ATGGGGATGCATCAATATTTATCAGGTTTGAATGAACTTGAAATGATCACACGCGCACCGGGGTACTTTAAGTATCAACCTCATTCAGTGGCCGCCCACTCATGGAAGGTTACCGAAGCTGCCCAATTCTTGGGTGACATTGAAGAACAAGCGGGTAATGACGTTAACTGGCGTATGCTTTACGAAAAGGCTTTGAATCACGATATTACGGAACGTTTTATCGGTGATATCCGTACACCAGTTAAGTATGCGTCAGCAACTTTGCGCCAAATGTTGGCGGACGTTGAAGACTCATTGTCAGATAACTTTGTTAAGACGGAAATCCCAGTCGAATTGCAAGAAGCCTACAAGCGTCGTCTTCACGAGGGTAAGGATGATACGCTTGAAGGACGTATCTTGTCAGTGGCCGACAAGGTTGACTTGTTGTACGAAGCATACGGTGAATTGCAAAAGGGCAATCCAGAGCCTGTGTTCTTGGAGATTTACAAGGAAAGTCTTGAAACGATTTTTGCTTTCCGTGACATGCCAAGTGTGGCGTACTTTATTCGTGAGGTGCTGCCAGAGTTGCTGGACGAGCAATTTCCAGGTTCAGAACAATTACAACGCATCTACATCGGCATCTTCAATGCAAAGTAG
- the accC gene encoding acetyl-CoA carboxylase biotin carboxylase subunit, with protein MFKKVLVANRGEIAVRIIRALHEMDIKAVAIYSTVDKEALHVQLADEAIAVGGPRPQDSYLNMKNIVSAALLTGVDAVHPGYGFLSENAMFVNMLTDVGITFIGPHAETIALMGDKAQARETMRAAGVPVIPGSVGTLTDSAEAIAVSDQIGYPVMLKAAAGGGGKGMRLLNNREELAQQFERAQAEAKLAFGSADMYIEKVMTNVRHIEVQIMRDQQGQTVFFPERDCSIQRHHQKMIEVSPAVGVTSDMRSELGALAVKAANALAYENTGTFEFLADRDNNFYFMEMNTRIQVEHPVTEAVTGLDLVKMQIAVAAGEPLPVQQQDIQIKQHAIEVRLNAEDPMHDFRPSAGQVDFTYLPFGGPGIRFDSAMYAGDTVQPYYDSMLGKVIVSADNRDDVFKKLSRTLDEVVVRGVSTNLAVQQALVKDERVHQGLVPIDFVETDFLPAWAKEEVQAP; from the coding sequence ATGTTTAAAAAAGTTTTGGTAGCAAACCGTGGCGAAATCGCCGTCCGTATTATTCGTGCACTGCATGAGATGGACATCAAGGCCGTTGCCATTTACAGTACGGTTGATAAAGAAGCCTTGCATGTGCAACTAGCTGATGAGGCGATTGCGGTTGGTGGACCACGACCTCAAGATTCATATCTAAATATGAAAAATATCGTGAGCGCAGCCCTACTAACAGGGGTTGATGCAGTTCACCCAGGTTACGGTTTTTTGTCTGAAAATGCGATGTTTGTAAATATGCTGACTGATGTTGGTATTACGTTTATTGGACCACATGCAGAAACAATTGCCTTGATGGGCGATAAGGCGCAAGCACGTGAAACGATGCGGGCAGCTGGTGTGCCAGTCATCCCCGGTAGTGTTGGTACATTGACTGATAGTGCCGAGGCAATCGCAGTGAGTGATCAAATTGGCTACCCAGTCATGTTGAAGGCTGCAGCCGGTGGCGGTGGCAAGGGCATGCGTTTGCTTAACAACCGCGAAGAGCTGGCGCAACAATTTGAGCGCGCACAGGCTGAAGCGAAATTGGCTTTCGGTTCAGCGGATATGTATATCGAAAAGGTGATGACAAACGTCCGTCACATCGAAGTGCAAATCATGCGTGATCAACAAGGTCAAACAGTCTTTTTCCCGGAACGTGATTGTTCAATTCAACGTCACCACCAAAAGATGATTGAAGTCTCACCCGCGGTTGGTGTGACGAGTGATATGCGTTCAGAACTTGGTGCGTTGGCAGTTAAGGCAGCAAATGCCTTGGCTTATGAGAATACTGGCACGTTTGAATTCTTGGCTGACCGTGACAATAATTTCTACTTCATGGAAATGAACACGCGTATTCAAGTGGAACACCCAGTTACGGAAGCGGTGACGGGCTTGGATTTGGTGAAGATGCAAATTGCGGTTGCGGCAGGTGAACCATTGCCAGTGCAACAACAAGATATTCAAATCAAGCAACACGCGATTGAAGTTCGTTTGAACGCTGAAGATCCCATGCATGATTTCCGGCCAAGCGCCGGTCAAGTGGACTTTACGTACTTGCCATTTGGTGGACCTGGCATCCGTTTTGATTCAGCGATGTACGCTGGTGATACGGTGCAACCTTACTACGACTCAATGCTGGGTAAGGTGATTGTCTCAGCTGACAACCGTGATGATGTCTTTAAGAAGCTGTCTCGCACGCTAGATGAAGTCGTTGTCCGTGGTGTTTCAACTAACCTTGCAGTGCAACAAGCCTTGGTGAAGGATGAACGTGTTCACCAAGGTCTAGTGCCAATTGATTTTGTGGAAACGGACTTTTTGCCAGCATGGGCAAAGGAAGAGGTGCAAGCACCATGA